Sequence from the Castanea sativa cultivar Marrone di Chiusa Pesio chromosome 12, ASM4071231v1 genome:
TGCTGTTGATATCTAAGGTTTCAAATTCTATTCCTTGGTACCATCCTTAAACAGAAGATAAGAATCTAGAAAGCCTCCATTACTCTCATTCCCAACTTGAAAACCCGACAATATACCTCCCTTGCTTTTGCTTAGTAGTCATACAACTAAAAGCCTCCATCACCATAACAAGCAAAGGAAGCCATCAAGGATCCCCCTGACGTAACCTACAAGAACTACTGAAAAAGAAAACCAGTCAGGTCCCCCCGTCTACCAGAATAGAGAATCTAACTATGGAAATGCAGCAACCCATTTCCTCCATTTAACCTCCAAAATCCATCTGCCACTCAAATATAACATGAAATTTCAATCTAAGTTATACAACATTTCTGAATGTGTCATTTCAACCTGCTATCAAAATATTCATCAGAGATGAGAATTGAACCCAAGACTTGGCGCTACCTGACATAGATACAGTGCATGATGAAGTAAATGGGAAGtcttaagtcttttttttttttgatgggtgaaagagtaatattattaataaaaaaaaggaaaaagaatataGGGTGTTCACGATAATGAacatagaacaaaaaaaaaaaaaaaaaaaaaacaaagaaacatagGAATCAAGAAGCTATGGTAAGAGATGAGAAATTCAGTAAGAGAGGAACAGTATGAGAATCCCTAACACGAAAACCAATCTAAAAGAGTCCACTGGCACAAATCAATCAACTGAGAGAACGATTTCTCAGTATCCTTAAAAGAACTCCGATTACGTTCTATTTAAATAATCCACATCAAACAGCTTGGAGTCAAATTCTAAATATTGGAATTATCTTTTCCAAGCCATTGCTGCCAACAAAATCATAAGTCAGCAATAGAACTTGGCATGACCCAATGAATCCCAAACAATTGAAGCATATGCACCCGCAGAAAATGTgctaatggaaaaaaaaaaaatgaaggtgATCCATAGAATTATGTTTTCCAAGCCATTGTTGCCTACAAAATAATAAGTTAGCAATAAAACTTGGCATGGCCTAATGAATCCCAAACAATTGAAGCATATGCACCCGTAGACAATGTgctaatgggaaaaaaaaatatgaaggtGATCCATAGATTCCTCTTTACAATAACACGTACAACATTGATTTGCCAAAGTGCGACCTTGAAGCATAAGATTATCTAATGTAAGAATCTGGCTATGAATAGCTGTTCACATTTAAAAAGCCACCTTTTTAGGAACCTTTGCTTATCAAATGCCCTTCCAAGAGAAAATGGAAGTAGGGACATCCAATTCTTATGGTAGAAAGATCGAGTATTAAACTTCCCGCTTCCATTAAGTCCCCAACATAGACTGTTGCTTCCAACACCCCGAGGAATCAGGCATTgaatcaagtgaagaaaagaGAACGATGCCCCTAAATCCAAGTCATTGAAATTCCTATAAAATCTTAAGTTCCACACTCTGTCATTTCCACCCACTAGAAGACACAAAACATCAAAAATACAAACTTCCTTGTTGTCTGAGTTCTCAAATAACCCAAGGTAAAGAGTTTTGAGAGGATTCTCCCCAATCTACTTATCATGCCAAAAAGAATATGAGAACCATCAGTCCATCACCCACCACAAAAGACAAGTGCTTAGAAAAGCTCTCCCACCCTTCACTAATGCTGCTTTGCCCTAAACCACATCCTTTGGCCCTTCTACAAACTTTAGTACTTGACCCCCCTTTCCCCTCTCCATATTTTATGGCAATAACCCTCCACCAAAGATGAGTAACTTCATGGTCATATCTCCATAACCATTTCCCTAATAAAGCATGATTAAAAGACACCAACTTCCAAATCCCCAATCCACCCAACTCAAGAGGTAGGCAAACCTTTTTTCAAGCCACTAAAGGGTATTTGAAACACTCTGAGGtatccaacaaaaaatttctctgAATTCTTTCTAATCTAGCCGCCACAGCTTTAGGAACAATAAATAGCGAAAGATAACATGTCGAAAGACTTGAAAGGGTACTTTTCAACAAAGTGAGTCTACCACCCTTTGATAAATAAAGTCTCTTCTAACTCGAAAGTTTCTTCTCCATCATCTCCAAAATAGGAGTTCAAATAGAGGCTATCTTATACAGAGTATCAAAGGGCATGCCCGAATATTTCATAGGCAAACTGTCCACCCTGCATCGAAGAATATTAGCCAAAGTGTGAAGATTACTCACCTCCCCAACAGGGACAATCTTGCTTTTCCCCACATGCACCTTCAAATTGGTAAAAGCTTGAAAACATGACAAAGCCAACTTAATCGAAATCAACTGCTCCCTAGAAGCATCACAAAAAAGTATGATATCATCAGCAAACAAAAGGTGGGAAATACGAATACCAGTAGAGTTAATGAGTCCCACATGAAAGCCCCAAATAAGACCACTATCCTTAGTTTTCTTCAAAATCCTACTTAAAACCTCCATAAttaaaaggaagagaagaggAGACAACGGATTACCTTGTCTTAGATCTCGTGAGCTTCCAAAGAAGCCAATAGGAGATCCATTAACTAAAATTGAGAAACAGACAATAGTGACACATGTCACATGATGAATTGATGATTGTAGCTTCCAGCTATTGTAATTGGTTATTTAATAGAAGCAGGCATTTATCACATGCAAAATAGAAAGGCAGGTAGTTGCAAGCTCAGCTCACATGTTACATGATGATTGGTTGTATTTGTTAGAGAGCTGTTATTCTGTTTTCCCTAATAGCTAATTAGTTCGGGCTGTATAAATACAGAGCATCAGTTGTAATCTGTAATTTAGATTAAGAGCAATAATAATCTCTTCCATTTTTACTTTACATCTTGCATTTACGTTTCCTTAACTTTGCTTAATTGAACAGTGCAAGGGAACAACACAATAATAAAATGGTGGCATGgctaatttttaaaacagttGGAAATGCCTACTGCTGGTCAACAgagatttattttgaaatataattgcTTCATACAGTAAAATTATTAATGGTAATCATGTGGAAGATCAAATACTCCAGAGGAAACTTATTGTAATTAGTAAGTCATGGATGCAAATCGTCACTTTCTTCTTCCATGAAGCTTGACCATACGAGAAGCCCTTGTTTTCCCTCACTTTTCTACTTCAACTGATcaactaaattaatttattgttaTAGTTAAACTAGCCAGTGTTGCTTTTCGTTTGATATCAGCAATAAATGTTTGGGAGTAACCCGACGAATGCATTTTCTGGAACCTATCCAAGAAATATGGGACTTTAAAACTGAGATATCTAGATTGTGGATTGTTGCGGCATATGGAATGGGAACAGGAAGTGTTTGCCACTTATCTGGGCATGTGGATTGCTGGACTTATATGTGATTTCAATAGATAGTTTCACTAGAAGTTAAGAGTTTGATATGGTAGTTTTCTAATACCCCTTATTGAGCTTGGTATTAGCCAagaacttaaatatatatataagattttgaTTGTACTTTCTATATTGCTTTTCAGAAAGAttttaaaagagaagaaagggttgaaaattttgggatttcCAGAACTGGCGTACTGGAATTTTTAATTCACCAGGGTAGTAGTGAATTCTGTTCGCTAGACTGTAACATACATTGGCCTAGGATTCCTTgaatttgttctcttttttttatactacttcCGGATTTGGGATACATACAGTGGTTATCTATATAGCACATTCCATTCCTGATTCATCAGTCATCCATGTTTTACATTTTGAGGGTATGACCATCCTTGCTTTAGATATTATGTGCATGGTTTCTTGCATGATGTTGGAAAATTCCTGTAGCAAATATAGATGTGCGGAATTTCTGGTCAGTGGATATTTCAACTGTGATAATACTTATAAGTTGCTGATATTAgccatatttatttttgtctgtTGTCATGTTCTACATTGACAGGATGGAGGTGGATTAGCTGAGTTTGCTGTGACCAAGGAGAGGCTGACAGTTTCTAGGTCAGCTGAAGTTTCAGCAGCTGAAGCTGCAGCCTTACCGATCGCTGGTCTTACAGCTCACCAGGTTCTCACCCAAGATGCTGGGATCAACCTTGATGGAAGTGGCCCACAGAAAAACATTCTGATTACCGCTGCCTCAGGTGGTGTGGGTCACTATGCTGTTCAACTGGCAAAGCTTGGAAACACTCATGTGACTGCTACCTGTGGGGCCCGCAACATTGACTTTGTCAAGAGCTTGGGGGCTGATGAGGTTCTTGACTACAAGACTCCAGATGGGGCAGCTCTGAAGAGTCCATCTGGTAAGAAGTATGATGCCGTGATCCACTGTGCAAGAGACATTCCTTGGTCAACCTTTGAGCCCAATTTAAGTGCAAATGGGAAGGTCTTTGATTTAACTCCAGGACCTGGTGCCATGATGACGTTTGCTGTAAAGAAACTTACCTTCTCAAAGAAGCAGCTATTGCCAGTATTATTAATTGCCAAGGGTGAGAACCTGGATTATCTTGTTAAATTGGTGAAGGAAGGTAAACTTAAGACTGTGATTGACTCAAAACATTCCCTGAGCAAGGCTGAAGATGCTTGGGGTAAGAGTATTGACGGCCATGCTACTGGGAAGATCATCGTGGAACCATGAGCCCATAAGTAAGTATAATATGCTTGGAATTCTTGAATTTGTTTGTACTTAAATCAGGGTTTTTACAGGTCATGTACATTAAAGAAAACAAGATATGTGCAGTTGAGAGGGGTTACTTGCCCCCAAttgatattgtgaattctgtgTTAGTGAAGTATGATGAAATGCCCCATACGTTAAAAGGTCTGTATCTCCGTGCATATGTaaagatataattaaaaataatcacaattatacggtttaaattatttttttttcatagaatatgTTCAAATTGTGCATAGTATtagcttacactttttttaaaccatacatttctaaaatatgtaatggttactcattacacacacacacacacacacacacataatttggaatttaattagttttagaCTCTTCGATTTTTGCATCAAATAATTCacttaccacaaaaaaaatagatggaCACGTGAAAAATTGGactttaattgaaattcaatttaaaatctaattgtatttggactctttgatttttacactcagtaattcacttggcacaaaattaaaaattaaataggcaATGAGTTGTCCACATGTAGTTTGATCCAAATTTACATTGTCTACTcgtggtttaaaaaatgtcactttATCCACTTGAGATTTGTTCTATTTGTCTTCCATAACCTATCTCACTTTTgccgttaaaaaaaaaaaaaaaaaaaaaaaatcaaacaagatcaaaagtggtttttgtaaaaattgttgaAGCTAAAAGTGAAGAACTTCATTGAGAGCGTAAAAATACCCAATATAGCCTGAAAAAAAATGTCCAATTTTACTCTTCAATTTATTGACCATAACCAAACTACCAAATTCCTAGAACTCAATCATCAAccaaactaaaacaaaatgGTAGAACTTTCAATGTTAGTggagaaacaaaaagaaggatgaaaagcaaaggaaaagaatatTAAAACAAAGTGAGAGGAGGACCGTCAATACTACAGTAAACACCACTCCCAACAATGGTGCTGCTGTGTAGAGCATAAACAGGTCTGAATCTGATGGAGATGGGTTTTTGAAGGTAAAGGTGTTTGAGTTTTGTTTTATCACCTTATGTTCTGGGTTTTGTATTTTGGGGCTTTTGGTAGATAAGGTTTGAGGTTTCTGTTTATGGAGATGATGAATTCGGTGGGATTTGTTGCTTGTATTGAAGGAGATGACAAAGAAGTGGGGGATTTTGTATTGTGGGGACAAAGATGGATTTGGTGTTTttagatggagttgttggatagagagagatcgagagtgAATCAGGCTCAACGAGAGGAAGCCATGCCGTTTGCAGCTGGTGGTAGTCATGATGTTCAACAATAGACGTGATTGTAGTAATGGTAGTTGTGTTTAGTTGCTGAGGAACTCAGGGAAATTGATGTAaacatggaattttttttagagcacCTAAGGTAatgtacttaagttttgtccattttttttttatatatataaaaatgctaTATTTATCCCCATGTTCATCTTCAAATTGTGGCTAAATATTATCAATGGTGAATGTCCTGGTGTTTGTGCTTTAGGTGTTCGTGTGTAAGCAACTCAACAAGATTAGCTGACATTACTAGGTTTTACTAAAGAGAGTGTTTGAGTTgagaatttgatttttcttggGTAATGGGTGTTTTGGATTGTTTAATTATGGTTTGCTTGTAGGAATGGACCATAGTATAAAgttctatttttgtttattctGAATCATCTTATTTCCCTTTCCTCTTCAATTTTCATGCTTCAATAGTGCTCAGtacattttcttcatcttccttcACTTACATTTCTTTCTTCTGGCTTTTCATGTTCTTTCTCCACTACCAAATATTTATGGGTgctttgcctttttttttttttattttttttttttattttctttttagtagTTTCATTGGTAGGGAACATAGAATTGAAATCTCAAATATTGCTTCAAAGAAGATGCAGAGTAGGATTTGTGTTTTgggattgaaatttttttgatttgaatattttcatgcaattgaaaagtgaaaagagtccttaaaatataaattcttgGGTTTAAAAAGTCCTTGAAATATATcggatttgaaatttttagtttGAAATATATGCTTGGGTTTGGAATCTTGTGTTCTTGTTTTCCATTGAAATTCTTTGAGCTAAGTTCTAAAACATTGCAGAAAATTTTATACCTAGCACTTGTTGATCtagttcttttgttttcttaatatatatatatatatatatatatatatatatatatatatatatatatatattttttttttttttttttgggaggagagagacataaaaggggaacaaaaatacatatttgcccctatttttaacagaggtgggttacaaaagacaaataaatAAGATCTTAGGTAGGtaaagtgacacttttcaaatcaTAAGTAGGCAATATAAATTCGGACAAAACCACAGATAGATTTACTGTAATTACCcctaaatgttttcttttctttgccaaAATTATGTAACAAGAGAAGTAGTGCAAAATTCCTTAATGCTTTCTTCTATAAAATGATAGGAAAGTGACAAGAAACGATGATTCTCTTTTTGCTGCTTTGTGTCCAATTTAAAGACTTGATAAAGTtttgcatttgttttttttagaaccCTGACAAGTCTTTGCTTCAAATGGATTATACAAGTTGTGGTCATCCCAACAAGTagaagataatgtaatttatttttggataaattgtaaattacacccttAAAATTCTGAGtccatataaattttatatattaaaattgaaaaaattaaattttacaccaTGAAATTTAGTTCCGTTAACAAGACTCCATTAGTTGTTAAGTGACACATGCtgacattcttcttcttcttcttcttcctcctttttttttttttttttttttttttggcgccAAATCTGCCCCTCAAAACATCACCATGAAATTTAGTTCCGTTAACAAGACTCCATTAGTTGTTAAGTGACACATGCtgacattcttcttcttcttcttcttcctcctttttttttttttggcgccAAATCTGCCCCTCAAAACATCACCATTTCACTTAAAACAAAGATCATTGCTGGAGCTTCCGAAATGACATTGTTTTGCTGAAGAAGGAATCTGTACTCATTTAAAACCCAACCCTCTTTGATTCGTCACCCACAAAGCCTCTCTATCTTGTTCATTCTAGCTCGCTAGCGACAGTGATCTGCTTCAGATCCACAGTGGTGGCTGCAGAGTAGGTCCAGCTCGACGGCGACCAAAACCCATCAACAATTCTAGCAACAAAAACTCCCCAACAAATTCAAATCCAGCAATGGCAAGaaaagcaaaagagagagagtgaaagagaagagaaactCACCACCGCTTTGGACCTGAACTGGAGCCATCAAAGCTGGGTTCTTGTAGCACtactcaaaaataaaacatgtttcTAACTCATTAGAAAACCCATATTCCCTTATAAAatcactttattttatttcatgacCCGTTAACAAATGGGATTCccaaatcaaactcaaaaatgCCAAAACAGTGCTGTCCTCCTCCAGGATGTTCTGGGTCCACACAGATTCACCACAAGTTCTACCCATCAATAGCTAGCTCACTCCTCTTTTAGAATGTTAGACCGAAATGTTGATCAAAGGTAAAACTGTTGAAGCCTCTCTCCAATTCTCATGACccaaagacaaaataaaaaggaaaggaatGCAAAAGACAAAGAACAACGAAAGCGACTTGTCAATTGTCAAGATACTTCTTCATTAATGAATCACTGGTTAGAGGAGCAGTcactaaatgaaaataattatggATTTGCTGCCTGTAGGTAGAGGTACAGGTGACGCTTATGCATATTATGGGGTTCGTTGCTCAACCGGTCTGGGTAAGTGATTTTAGGAATAAGATAGTGTTGGTGAAACGGTCGTGTTGCagattgttttgtgttttgagtttggTTGAAACGTGTCATTTTGGGAGGCTTTATTGGGCACACAAAAATATGTCACATGCTAACATGTCACTTAACGACCTAAACTAACGGAATGTGGTATTTTGCTAACGAACCCAAATTTCAAGGGTGTAATATTACTAATATCTACTTTCTCAAACTTAAAGATGTAAAATTGGAGCAAACTCATACTTTAAGAGTATATTTTGCAATttactcttttatatatatctatatgtagaaaattgactcatttttttgtttgtagaaaATGAACCATAAAGTAATTGCCttattgtttggtttttttgaaaaattattaatatttttttaattcattctAAGTTATTATATGAACAAGAATTTTAATTCAggaaaatatatcttaaatgagaaaatattattagtgtttattaggaaaaagtaattaaaattgGTACATTATTAGTATTTATCAGGAAAAAGTagttaattattgaaaaaatatttcaaacaaACTTATAGCATGCCTTAGCCTAAACAATATATGGTGAAGAAGCTAATGTTGAAATGGGTAGCAAATCTATAATTTTCCATAATAGTGTATCATTTTTATACACATTTTTAGTTTGAAAACGATACTAAataacaatttcattaaaaaaaaacttaggtgGCAATTTATTACTTGTACCCATTTGGATTCACTATTGACGTAATTTTTTTACCTACCACAAACAGTTTGCCATCAATTAAAAAcctatcatttattttaaaacattgggtctttttaattatttttttattttattttttgacttaGTGCCTGtttagaataatttatttagctgaaactgagaacttt
This genomic interval carries:
- the LOC142618794 gene encoding chloroplast envelope quinone oxidoreductase homolog, with protein sequence MARKLMHAVQYFGYGGEPSGLKYVEVPVPIPKKDELLLKVEATSINPFDCRIQKGVLRPFLPRKFPHIPGTDVAGEVVEVGSGVKSFKAGDKVVATIYHSDGGGLAEFAVTKERLTVSRSAEVSAAEAAALPIAGLTAHQVLTQDAGINLDGSGPQKNILITAASGGVGHYAVQLAKLGNTHVTATCGARNIDFVKSLGADEVLDYKTPDGAALKSPSGKKYDAVIHCARDIPWSTFEPNLSANGKVFDLTPGPGAMMTFAVKKLTFSKKQLLPVLLIAKGENLDYLVKLVKEGKLKTVIDSKHSLSKAEDAWGKSIDGHATGKIIVEP